The region gttccattctttgtgatcctatggacggtagcccatcaggctccactgtccatgggattgtccaagcaagaatactggagtgggttgcgatgtcctcctccaggggatcttcccaactcagggatggatcaaacctgcatctcttacatctcttgcattacagacagatgctttattgctgagccactagggaaggccctGGAGCCTGGCGAGGGCCACACCTTTCTTTGGAATATACAACATTTGGACAACCTGAACCTGCCAAGTTCATTCTGCACGATGCAAATCcactgaataaaaaataattcatgaatttatactgaaatgaataaatagatagatGGGTTGATAAACAGGAGATAAGGAAAAGTTCCTTCTTATAGAAGAATGATAACTAATGATTATGAAAgaaaagatggatttagaaaaatcACAATTCAGTAACCATAATAATAATCGCTTCAATCAAGAATCAtcaggtggacttccctggtggtccagtagttaagactgcatgcttccaaagcaggggcacaggtttgatccctggttgggaaagttCTGCAtgcatgccatgtggccaaataaataaaggtcAACAAAATTGaatatatcactttaaaaaaatgactgtaGAAGTGTGTCCATATGTgattacatttttcaaaagtcaCCAGTGGATGCTATAGTGAGTTGATTGGCGGTTCCCCCAAAGATGTGTCCATCTCCTAATCCACAGAACATGTGAATGAGACCTTATTTGGGAAAAGGGTCTCTGGTGATGTCaataagttaaggatcttgagatgagatcacGCTGGATTAACCAGGTGGGCCCTAAACCCAAAGACAAGTGTTCTTAAAAAGGATGGAGGAGAAGACAGACATACagaatgtgaagacagaggcagaaattcGAATGAAGGGGCCAACCTAAGGAATGCCCTAGAAGCtgaaagaggcaaggaagaatTCTCCCCGAGAGCCTCCAGGGGAAGCACACAGCCCTGTAGACAGCATGATTTGGGGCTTCTGTCCTCCAGAATTGTGACACAAAAATTTCTATggctttaagccacccagtttgtgataATAAGTTGCAGCTCtcataggaaactaatacagatacTAAAACCAGCGGTGAAGGAATGATGCTTTGGGAGTTTACAGTCTTAAAGTACCAACAAAATAttactataaaagaaaatatagacacTCTTTAGTGGAGATAGGAgcccctcgtggctcagacagtaaagatctgcctgtagtgcgggagacctgggtttgatccctgtgttgggaagataccctggggaaggaaatggcaacccactccagtattcttgcctggagaatcccatagcaggctacagtccatggggtcgccaagagcgacttcactttcccttcactttcactttagtggaGATGCCTGGCAGTAGCACTTTAACCAAGCTTATTGGGTTCAGAAGTCAAATATAGCTGGTTTGAAGCTCCGCTTATATTAGCATCAATTTATATTAGTTTACACGATTTGGGCAGTTAACTTCATTAAGCCTCAATttcctgtaaaatggaaataataaccaATACCCACAGTGTAAGAAtattctgaggattaaataacTATAGTTATAGATATACTACAGTTTGTAGATAAACTATAAAAAGACCATAGCACAGGACCCAGCACATTCATATTCAATACATATTGGCtacacttctttttcttcctgagcAAAAGCAGCTGGACTTTATTGCAGGGGAGCTCCAGAGGAGCAGGGTAAGTGAGGGTCTCTGCATAACTCCATTGCAGGACTGACAGGTCTCAGATCTGTCTGGAAGACGGGAGAGGATCTATTCTGCAGGTTGGACACCCAGGCCCCCTCTACTTGGGGCCAAGGTAGGAAACAGCCTTTCCTGTTTTCTCCAGGGTCACCAGCAGAGTGTCCACACTATGCTCAGAGGTGATGCAAACCTTCTTGTTGGGCAGGTCAATGTCAAACTGAACTCCTCCTAGCTTGTTGAGGACATGAGTGACAGCGTTAGCGCAGGCCTCACAGGTCATGTCCACGGAGAACTCATGCTTTGTTGGAGCTGAAGAGGCAGCGGCAGCGGCGTTGGTGACGGCTTCCTGGCTCTCCATATTGGTTATtctgatgaaagtaaaagtctaagtgttagtcgctcagtcgtgtctgactctttgcgaccccatggactgtagcctgtcaggctcctctgtccatggaattctccaggcaaggatactggagtaggttgccattctcttctgctaTAATTTACAGAATGAGGTTTAAATTTCCTGTAACCTACTCAGGGAGATAAAAGATAACATTCAATGATCGACTTGATCAGACCATATCCCTACCTTTCCAGCCCATACTTCAAGTGGGCTCTAACCCCTGACCTCTTGGTCTCCAATTATGCAACCTGGCTTCTTCCAGACCCCTATCAGCTAAACTATAGTCACAGAGCTCAAGAGATCATCCAATTCATAGCTCAGACCACTTCCTCTACCTGCAAAACTGATGATCAAGTAGGCTTCCTGAAGCTCTGCTCACTGGAAGGAATGTGACTCATCCCTGTCTTTCAGTGACACCTGTGGCTTCCAAAGAAGCAGGTATAAATGCAGCTTTTCTGACCCCATTGCAGTTTCCCTGGAGGGTAAGACAAGCAACAGAGATAGCAGCCAAAGATGGTTGATAGGATCTAAGCCTCAGAGAAAATGATAGTGGGACTtacttcatttctgattttctcccccctttttttctgtgggatcttagttccttggcaGGGGGCTGCGGCCATGaaggagaaggcaacggcaccccactccaatactcttgcctggaaaatcccatggacggaggacttcactttcccttttccctttcatgcattggagaaggaaatggcaacccactccagtgttcttgcctggagaatcccagggatggaggagcctggtgggctgccatctatggggtcacacagttggactcgactgaagcgacttagcagcagcagcagcggccaTGAAAGTACCAAGTccaaaccactgaaccatcagggaactcCCTCATTTCTGATGTTGTAATTTAATTTCTGATGTTGACCTAATAGAGTGAAATCAGTTCTCCCCAAGCAAAAACAGGATTATAGTTCCCCCTCCCTATgccagaagagaaaggaaaaatggaagatTAAGGCCTCTCCCCTAATCAACCCAACTGCCACAAAACTTGACCTTCTTGCATCTTTCTAAATAATGGTTATCTTTTTGTAACATTAGAATATATGGACTTACTGACTACATTTCAAATCTGTCAACCCCCAACACTGCATTTCTCCACAAGCTAAAAAAACAAGGATGCCTCAGTGGAGATAGTTTCATTACTTCCTCCCTCAACTGAATGCCTCTATTAACCTAAAACAATCTGAaccctgggcttcagtttcctcaacagCAGAATGTAGGTGATGAACTACTCTAAGCTTCCTGCCACTTTAGATACATGGTGATTTTCTAATGGgatgggaggaaggtgggaaatGTGAGAAGAGTGTCCATGGACACTTTTCTTTGGTcatgccttgcagcatgtgggatattagttccccgaccagggattgaatccttgtgccctgcattgggagcacaaagtcttaaccactggaccaccaggtaagtccctcaTGGACAATTTCTGAGACATCACTATCTTATAGACAATAAAACTCAGAAGGAGTTGAAGATGTGgatggaagaggaggaaagactTTTAAGTGTAGGATCTTAATTCATCTTGCAACCAAATTGCCTTTATTTCCAGAAAAAGAGTATGTAAATGATTAAATGGAATTTCTGAAtgggcatttaaaaaattgtatttggatttattcattcaataaatatgtatttagagC is a window of Cervus canadensis isolate Bull #8, Minnesota chromosome 11, ASM1932006v1, whole genome shotgun sequence DNA encoding:
- the LOC122449447 gene encoding copper transport protein ATOX1-like — protein: MESQEAVTNAAAAASSAPTKHEFSVDMTCEACANAVTHVLNKLGGVQFDIDLPNKKVCITSEHSVDTLLVTLEKTGKAVSYLGPK